A stretch of Nonomuraea africana DNA encodes these proteins:
- a CDS encoding aldo/keto reductase translates to MRSISTTALSVFPLCLGTNTFGWTADRAASFAVLDAYAEAGGNFIDTADVYPSWATGESTSEIIIGEWMAERGNRDSIVLATKVGMLAGLEGLSPATIRTAVENSLRRLRTDRIDLYWAHVDDRDTPLADSLAAFDALVREGKVRYLGASNYGAPRLAEALRISDEEGMARYVALQQPYNLVERGYEGDLREVVAREGLSSTPYFGLARGFLTGKYAGGATVDSPRAGKAAEYLQTERGPRVLEALATVASGRGVEQATVALSWLLAQPTVAAPISSARNAEQLKPLLDAVHLKLGADELALLDRASR, encoded by the coding sequence ATGAGATCGATCAGCACCACGGCGCTGTCCGTGTTCCCTTTGTGCCTCGGCACCAACACCTTCGGCTGGACCGCCGACCGGGCGGCCTCCTTCGCCGTCCTCGACGCCTACGCCGAGGCGGGCGGCAACTTCATCGACACCGCCGACGTGTACCCGAGCTGGGCGACGGGCGAGTCCACCTCGGAGATCATCATCGGCGAGTGGATGGCCGAGCGCGGCAACCGCGACTCGATCGTCCTGGCCACCAAGGTGGGCATGCTGGCCGGGCTCGAGGGCCTGTCGCCTGCCACGATCCGCACCGCGGTGGAGAACTCCCTTCGCCGCCTGCGCACCGACCGCATCGACCTGTACTGGGCGCACGTCGACGACCGGGACACGCCGCTGGCCGACTCGCTGGCCGCCTTCGACGCGCTGGTGCGCGAGGGCAAGGTGCGCTATCTCGGCGCCTCCAACTACGGCGCGCCCCGGCTGGCCGAGGCGCTGCGCATCTCCGACGAGGAGGGCATGGCCCGCTACGTGGCGCTCCAGCAGCCCTACAACCTCGTCGAGCGCGGCTACGAGGGCGACCTGCGCGAGGTCGTGGCCCGCGAGGGGCTGTCGAGCACGCCGTACTTCGGCCTCGCCCGCGGCTTCCTGACCGGCAAGTACGCCGGCGGCGCCACCGTCGACAGCCCGCGCGCGGGCAAGGCGGCGGAGTACCTGCAGACCGAGCGGGGTCCCCGCGTCCTCGAGGCGCTGGCCACGGTCGCCTCGGGCAGGGGCGTGGAGCAGGCCACGGTCGCGCTGTCCTGGCTGCTGGCCCAGCCGACCGTCGCCGCGCCGATCTCCAGCGCCCGCAACGCCGAGCAGCTCAAGCCGCTGCTCGACGCCGTCCACCTGAAGCTCGGGGCCGACGAGCTGGCGCTGCTCGACCGGGCCTCCCGCTGA
- a CDS encoding TetR/AcrR family transcriptional regulator, which yields MAVTEEQIVTAAIHHLNAHPTASMAELAEAAGVSRATLHRHFSSRDDLLIALGRRALERWEQVQDTVDLAAAAQESDPARLTATLRDLLVSLVDMADEHGFALTDPAMEVDPGLLRKLEELEGREMALFGAAQRAGVLRADLPVRWVSNAVYGLLVAVRESLRRGDVARRDAAGLLVDTFLRGMGR from the coding sequence ATGGCAGTGACCGAGGAGCAGATCGTCACGGCGGCGATCCACCACCTCAACGCCCACCCCACCGCCTCCATGGCCGAGCTGGCCGAGGCGGCGGGGGTCAGCAGGGCCACCCTGCACCGCCACTTCTCCAGCCGCGACGACCTGCTCATCGCCCTCGGGCGGCGGGCGCTGGAGCGCTGGGAGCAGGTGCAGGACACGGTCGACCTCGCGGCCGCCGCCCAGGAGAGCGACCCCGCGCGGCTGACCGCCACCCTGCGCGATCTCCTCGTCAGCCTGGTCGACATGGCCGACGAGCACGGGTTCGCGCTGACCGACCCGGCCATGGAGGTCGACCCCGGCCTGCTGCGCAAGTTGGAGGAGCTGGAAGGGCGGGAGATGGCGCTGTTCGGTGCCGCTCAGCGGGCCGGGGTGCTGCGCGCCGACCTGCCGGTGCGGTGGGTGAGCAACGCGGTGTACGGCCTGCTCGTCGCGGTGAGGGAGAGCCTGCGCCGAGGCGACGTGGCCAGAAGGGACGCCGCGGGGCTGCTCGTCGACACCTTCCTGAGGGGCATGGGCCGATGA
- a CDS encoding alpha/beta hydrolase, producing the protein MAARVLVAGGLLVLLVAVAAAVLVNRDGPVQEHRPPVQEDRLAVTERRLDDRRMELTIDSAALGATTRVRLLLPKGWSREAGRTWPVLWLLHGGFDGYTSWTSRTDVDRLTEDTGVIVVMPDGGRCGSYSDWWNGGNGGPPRWATYHLKELLPLLEARYRASGRRAVAGYSMGGQGAMLYAAEGYFQAAASFSGAVHILAPGVPQAVMAGTTFGCLGTDWKRVWGDPDDQRAVWRAHNPYHQAERLRGVRLVVASGTAELWDDPAEHLAGKAGRAFAARLDELGIAVQTHFYRGRHDHAYWQRELHRAYPTLMRAIGAR; encoded by the coding sequence ATGGCGGCCAGGGTCTTGGTGGCGGGCGGCCTGCTCGTGCTGCTGGTCGCGGTCGCCGCCGCCGTGCTGGTCAACCGCGACGGGCCGGTCCAGGAACATCGGCCGCCGGTCCAGGAGGACCGGCTCGCGGTCACCGAGCGGCGGCTCGACGATCGCCGCATGGAGCTCACGATCGACTCGGCGGCCCTCGGGGCCACCACCAGGGTCCGGCTGCTGCTGCCCAAGGGCTGGTCGCGCGAGGCCGGCCGGACCTGGCCGGTGCTGTGGCTGCTGCACGGCGGATTCGACGGCTACACCTCGTGGACCTCCAGGACCGACGTCGACCGCCTCACCGAGGACACCGGCGTCATCGTGGTCATGCCCGACGGCGGCAGGTGCGGCAGCTACTCCGACTGGTGGAACGGCGGAAACGGCGGGCCGCCCCGGTGGGCTACCTACCACCTCAAGGAGCTGCTTCCGCTGCTGGAGGCCCGCTATCGGGCGAGCGGGCGGCGGGCCGTCGCCGGATACTCGATGGGCGGGCAGGGCGCGATGCTCTACGCGGCCGAGGGCTACTTCCAGGCCGCCGCCTCCTTCAGCGGGGCGGTCCACATCCTGGCTCCGGGAGTGCCGCAGGCGGTCATGGCCGGCACCACGTTCGGCTGCCTCGGCACCGACTGGAAGCGCGTCTGGGGCGACCCCGACGACCAGCGCGCGGTCTGGCGCGCGCACAACCCCTACCACCAGGCCGAACGGCTCAGGGGGGTGCGCCTGGTGGTGGCCTCGGGCACGGCGGAGCTGTGGGATGACCCCGCCGAGCACCTGGCGGGCAAGGCGGGCAGGGCCTTCGCCGCCAGGCTCGACGAGCTCGGCATCGCCGTACAGACGCACTTCTACCGGGGCAGGCACGATCACGCCTACTGGCAGCGGGAGCTGCACCGCGCCTATCCCACGCTGATGCGCGCTATCGGTGCTCGCTGA
- a CDS encoding MFS transporter, with product MTQVQESGRLSRGRRWAALAVLSASLLLVVMDMTILNVALPAISEDLRPDAIELLWMVDAYSLAVSGLLVTISALGDRWGRRKMLISGFALFGAASVAVVWAKDPAALVALRALLGVGGAMIMPSTLSMIRTLFTDPRERATALGIWSAMAALGAALGPILGGLLLEAFSWHAAFLVNVPVMAVAIVAGLMLLPESRNPNPGRWDALGTLLSIAGMVALVYGIKHAGDAGGWVALAAAAVLLGWFVRRCLTRKDPLLEIRLFGSPAFSAGTVAALTTSIAMAAMMLLLAQWMQLVQGYSPLETGVRMLPTALGAFVLSPLAPALAARIGARTVLAGGLLVAGAGFLVLFAAPSPLGYGPVALSLLLVGAGMGSLAIASAVIMAGSPPEKAGSAAAIEETSYELGGTLGVAVLGSLAAAFYRARLTVPEGMPAQAVEESLGGALEAAREAGAAGAELARQAQAAFTESLAVTGAAGAALMLVAGLAVWWLTPRALSLSEHR from the coding sequence ATGACCCAGGTGCAGGAGAGCGGCCGGTTGAGCCGCGGACGGCGGTGGGCGGCCCTGGCCGTCCTGTCGGCGAGCCTGCTGCTCGTCGTCATGGACATGACGATCCTCAACGTGGCGCTGCCCGCCATCTCCGAGGATCTGCGGCCGGACGCCATCGAGCTGCTGTGGATGGTCGACGCCTACTCGCTGGCCGTCTCGGGACTGCTCGTCACGATCAGCGCCCTGGGCGACCGCTGGGGCCGCAGGAAGATGCTGATCAGCGGCTTCGCGCTGTTCGGCGCGGCGTCGGTCGCGGTGGTGTGGGCGAAGGACCCGGCCGCCCTCGTCGCGCTGAGGGCGCTGCTCGGCGTGGGCGGCGCGATGATCATGCCGTCCACGCTGTCCATGATCCGCACCCTGTTCACCGACCCGAGGGAGCGGGCCACCGCGCTCGGGATCTGGTCGGCGATGGCCGCCCTCGGCGCCGCGCTCGGCCCGATCCTGGGCGGGCTGCTGCTGGAGGCGTTCAGCTGGCACGCCGCGTTCCTGGTGAACGTGCCGGTGATGGCCGTCGCGATCGTGGCGGGGCTGATGCTGCTGCCCGAGTCGCGCAACCCGAATCCTGGCCGGTGGGACGCCCTCGGCACCCTGCTGTCGATCGCCGGCATGGTCGCCCTCGTCTACGGCATCAAGCACGCCGGCGACGCGGGCGGCTGGGTCGCGCTGGCCGCGGCCGCCGTCCTGCTGGGCTGGTTCGTCAGGCGCTGCCTGACCAGGAAGGACCCGCTACTGGAGATCAGGCTGTTCGGCAGCCCCGCCTTCAGCGCGGGCACGGTCGCCGCACTGACCACCTCGATCGCCATGGCCGCGATGATGCTGCTGCTGGCGCAGTGGATGCAGCTGGTGCAGGGCTACTCGCCGCTGGAGACGGGCGTGCGGATGCTGCCGACCGCGCTCGGCGCGTTCGTGCTGTCGCCGCTGGCGCCGGCGCTGGCGGCCAGGATCGGCGCGCGCACCGTGCTGGCGGGCGGCCTGCTGGTGGCCGGAGCGGGCTTCCTGGTGCTGTTCGCCGCGCCGAGCCCGCTCGGTTACGGCCCCGTCGCCCTATCTCTGCTCCTGGTCGGCGCGGGCATGGGCTCCCTGGCGATCGCCTCCGCGGTGATCATGGCGGGCTCGCCACCGGAGAAGGCGGGCAGCGCGGCCGCCATCGAGGAGACGAGCTACGAGCTCGGCGGCACGCTGGGCGTGGCGGTGCTCGGCAGCCTCGCCGCGGCCTTCTACCGGGCCCGGCTGACGGTCCCTGAAGGCATGCCCGCGCAGGCCGTGGAGGAGTCTCTCGGCGGAGCCCTGGAGGCCGCGCGGGAGGCGGGCGCGGCGGGGGCCGAGCTGGCCAGGCAGGCGCAGGCCGCCTTCACCGAGTCGCTCGCGGTCACGGGAGCGGCCGGAGCGGCGTTGATGCTGGTCGCGGGTCTCGCCGTCTGGTGGCTGACACCCAGGGCGCTGAGCCTCAGCGAGCACCGATAG